A genomic stretch from uncultured Pseudodesulfovibrio sp. includes:
- a CDS encoding type II and III secretion system protein family protein gives MLRTHSIRIFLVLLMYLVVLMIPAQAHAAARESVVPEVLRLTIGKSIVIDTDFKVSRVSLASDSLVSIIVLSQRQIYLTGNALGSTTMTLWSEGKVADVFDVIVTPDMTQLKRMIYEIMPNERNIKVLTSGDSVTLAGHVSNTANLSSVLALAEAAAPDKVVNLLTVDGIQQVMLEVRVAEMSRSVTKRLGINFAAIGSNFSIYSIINNLTSYDPKEGIFNLTDNITMNGAYSGGGTTLFGMIDALKANGLVRMLAEPNLTCVSGESAEFLVGGEVPIPMPGSLGNVGIDYKPFGIGLKFTATVMSSGLINLQVNPEVSELDYSKSVSISGYEIPTISTRRANTVVELGDGQSFVIAGLISDSLKENSSKFPGLGEVPVLGALFSSKDFSSNKTELVVLVTAHLAKPVDMASQTLPTDGFKEPSDSEFYLFGLMEGMGGPDKARTVGTGAAEPGTVVRPESGFDGEFGHSWPQ, from the coding sequence ATGTTGCGTACTCACTCCATACGTATCTTTCTGGTCCTGCTGATGTACCTTGTGGTCTTGATGATACCTGCGCAGGCGCATGCCGCGGCTCGGGAGTCCGTGGTTCCCGAAGTCCTCAGGCTGACCATTGGCAAGTCAATCGTCATCGATACCGATTTCAAGGTGAGTCGTGTCTCCCTGGCATCTGATTCGCTTGTATCCATCATAGTCCTTTCCCAACGGCAGATTTATCTGACTGGCAACGCGCTTGGCTCCACGACAATGACCCTCTGGTCCGAAGGTAAGGTAGCCGATGTCTTTGATGTGATCGTGACTCCGGATATGACACAGCTCAAACGGATGATTTACGAGATCATGCCCAATGAGCGAAATATCAAGGTGCTGACCTCGGGGGATTCCGTGACACTGGCCGGTCATGTGTCCAATACAGCCAATCTTTCTTCAGTGCTGGCATTGGCCGAAGCTGCGGCACCGGACAAGGTGGTCAACCTTCTCACTGTGGACGGCATCCAACAGGTCATGCTTGAAGTCCGCGTGGCCGAGATGTCCCGATCCGTGACAAAGCGGTTGGGGATCAACTTTGCAGCCATCGGTTCCAATTTTTCCATCTATTCCATCATCAACAACCTGACGAGTTATGATCCGAAGGAAGGCATATTCAATCTGACCGATAATATCACCATGAACGGTGCATACAGCGGCGGGGGGACGACTCTCTTCGGCATGATCGACGCGCTTAAGGCAAATGGTCTGGTCCGCATGCTGGCTGAACCGAATCTGACCTGTGTGTCGGGTGAGTCGGCCGAGTTCCTGGTCGGCGGTGAGGTTCCCATTCCCATGCCCGGTTCTTTGGGGAATGTAGGCATCGACTACAAACCGTTCGGTATCGGCCTCAAATTCACGGCCACGGTCATGAGCTCCGGCCTTATCAACCTCCAGGTCAACCCCGAAGTCTCGGAATTGGATTATTCAAAGTCAGTATCCATATCCGGCTACGAGATACCGACTATTTCCACCCGTCGCGCCAATACCGTAGTCGAGTTGGGGGACGGGCAGTCCTTTGTCATCGCCGGATTGATAAGCGATTCGCTCAAGGAAAATTCGAGCAAGTTCCCCGGTCTGGGGGAAGTACCGGTTCTTGGAGCCTTATTCAGCTCCAAGGATTTCTCCAGCAACAAGACCGAACTGGTGGTGCTCGTCACAGCTCATCTCGCCAAGCCTGTGGACATGGCTTCCCAGACCCTGCCCACCGACGGGTTCAAGGAACCGAGTGACAGTGAATTCTATCTCTTCGGACTCATGGAAGGTATGGGCGGACCGGACAAGGCGCGGACTGTCGGAACTGGCGCGGCAGAACCCGGAACCGTGGTCCGTCCCGAAAGCGGTTTTGATGGTGAATTCGGTCATTCCTGGCCTCAATAG
- the cpaB gene encoding Flp pilus assembly protein CpaB, producing the protein MNKSKRSLIQIVLSLVLAVIAGVLIFNWSSKVTNTKQSTRVADTVPVVVAKVDMKRGSKLTEEMVEVRKFTADSRPPGAFSDPENIFGRVLSQSVGANEAVTATRLADESIIGGGVSALIEPGKRAMAVKGNAVMGLSGFVRPGDRVDVIVTLVVGKEDKPVTKLVLEQIKVIATGTQLSPPDEEGKTASVDVYTLELTPAQSESLALASTQGTLHFALRNEQDEESIRTTGSDVRKTLAALRPARSVRQGKSKKSEQVEIITGGMRSSVKF; encoded by the coding sequence ATGAATAAATCAAAGAGATCCTTGATACAGATAGTCCTATCACTGGTTCTGGCGGTTATAGCCGGTGTGCTGATTTTCAATTGGTCAAGCAAGGTAACAAACACGAAGCAGTCTACACGGGTTGCCGACACTGTTCCCGTGGTCGTGGCCAAGGTGGACATGAAGCGCGGGAGCAAGTTGACTGAGGAAATGGTGGAAGTCCGCAAGTTCACTGCAGACTCTCGTCCTCCCGGTGCCTTTTCCGATCCCGAAAATATTTTTGGCCGCGTGCTCAGCCAATCGGTTGGAGCCAATGAGGCCGTGACTGCAACACGTCTGGCCGATGAATCCATCATCGGCGGCGGTGTGAGCGCTTTGATCGAACCCGGAAAGCGGGCCATGGCCGTCAAGGGTAACGCTGTCATGGGGTTGTCCGGTTTCGTCCGTCCCGGAGACCGTGTCGATGTCATTGTCACACTGGTTGTCGGCAAGGAAGATAAGCCCGTGACCAAACTTGTGCTTGAACAGATTAAGGTCATCGCCACAGGCACCCAGCTTTCCCCGCCAGATGAGGAAGGCAAGACTGCCAGCGTTGATGTCTACACTCTGGAATTGACACCGGCGCAGTCCGAAAGCCTGGCTTTGGCTTCTACTCAGGGAACCCTGCACTTTGCTCTTCGCAATGAACAGGATGAAGAGAGTATCCGAACCACCGGGTCCGATGTTCGTAAGACTCTGGCCGCGTTGCGCCCGGCCCGATCTGTCCGGCAGGGTAAAAGCAAAAAGTCTGAACAGGTTGAAATCATAACCGGCGGTATGCGTTCGTCGGTCAAGTTTTAG
- a CDS encoding A24 family peptidase, whose translation MNLLICIVLAVALLIAVITDIKKQRIYNWLTFPVILAGFAAHTVFGGFEGLKFAAGGFAFGLIAMAIPYFFGVMGAGDVKLMAGVGAWLGLSSTVTAFLFTCIAGGIYGLGVLAFDRSLFKAVMNNIVNTFSILVATRRFSFAPINTEKALPRLCYGVAIAVGTATAMALYAWETGIVYGRY comes from the coding sequence ATGAACTTACTTATCTGTATAGTGCTGGCAGTTGCACTGCTCATCGCAGTCATTACTGACATCAAAAAACAACGTATCTACAATTGGCTGACCTTTCCGGTCATTCTGGCCGGGTTTGCCGCACATACCGTTTTTGGTGGATTCGAGGGGCTGAAGTTCGCCGCAGGCGGGTTCGCTTTCGGATTAATTGCCATGGCGATTCCTTATTTTTTTGGCGTGATGGGCGCCGGTGATGTGAAACTGATGGCTGGAGTCGGGGCATGGCTTGGTCTTTCCAGCACTGTGACTGCCTTTTTGTTCACCTGCATTGCCGGTGGCATCTACGGGCTTGGAGTGCTTGCCTTTGACAGAAGCCTTTTCAAGGCTGTTATGAATAACATCGTGAATACCTTCTCCATTTTAGTGGCGACCAGAAGGTTCAGTTTTGCTCCTATCAATACAGAAAAGGCTCTCCCCCGTCTTTGTTACGGTGTGGCCATTGCTGTGGGTACCGCCACTGCAATGGCTTTGTATGCTTGGGAGACTGGTATTGTTTACGGCAGGTATTAA
- a CDS encoding Flp family type IVb pilin, whose product MTKIMNLILDEEGATAIEYGLIAALIAAGIVGATTALGDQVVTTFEYITTQMSDATATTTTP is encoded by the coding sequence ATGACAAAAATTATGAACCTTATCCTGGATGAAGAAGGCGCAACCGCGATTGAATACGGTCTGATCGCCGCCCTGATCGCTGCCGGTATCGTCGGTGCAACCACAGCTCTCGGTGACCAGGTTGTCACAACTTTCGAGTACATCACCACGCAGATGAGCGACGCAACCGCTACTACCACTACTCCCTAG